From one Maniola jurtina chromosome 5, ilManJurt1.1, whole genome shotgun sequence genomic stretch:
- the LOC123865099 gene encoding uncharacterized protein LOC123865099 produces MKSTHVLLFLMPELLSAFAYRIASSGELLEIDSSKPIARYLKGNSKQYCKWCNMRPEKQYGKNGSPVRDMQPAEEIDLFDIPIYAALTQDQGNLDKQRLSDFIGRYF; encoded by the exons ATGAAATCAACACACGTCCTTTTATTTCTAATGCCCGAACTTCTATCAGCGTTCGCATACAGGATAGCATCGTCTGGAGAGCTATTAGAAATTGATAGTTCCAAGCCCATTGCTCGATATTTAAAAG gCAACTCCAAACAATACTGCAAATGGTGCAACATGAGACCTGAGAAACAATACGGTAAGAACGGGAGCCCAGTAAGGGATATGCAGCCAGCAGAAGAAATAGACCTGTTCGATATACCCATCTACGCAGCCTTAACCCAGGACCAAGGGAACCTCGATAAGCAAAGACTATCTGATTTCATTGGgagatatttttga